The Beijerinckiaceae bacterium RH AL1 genome has a segment encoding these proteins:
- a CDS encoding Major facilitator transporter (ID:RHAL1_01257;~source:Prodigal:2.6), which produces MPDEAVTKRLPRFGWLPFAGVYAAYGATFGVLGGGAPLVLRAHGMALAQVGLLQLIYAPIGVAFLWAPLLDRYGLPRLPHRLGWIGAGMIATALLLAALGASATWPVWAIFIVAMAVSVTITTSDIALEALVVETVPRERRAALTTAKLVSLSLGTMVGVELATALPDTLSLSAALVVVAALVALLALPLVLVHEPRRARAAAASPRPAGSLRLLVRRAALLGAFYVPAILIITVPSLVLLDLHVSLPAVGFFTGTLTTTTGVAMTLAAGALMKRMPAHRIVAWLTAGVAATSLLLALAAALGAPRFGYTMATVLMVFEGGLGVPIFTIVYRWAEGEHAATDYAVLFGIAFLISFPVRVAAPMLAAAIGWPSYFLVAVPLYVVACAALVLGMRETPVGGAA; this is translated from the coding sequence ATGCCGGACGAGGCGGTGACGAAGCGCCTGCCTCGCTTCGGCTGGCTGCCGTTCGCCGGCGTCTACGCCGCCTACGGCGCAACCTTCGGCGTGCTCGGCGGCGGCGCGCCCCTGGTGCTGCGGGCGCACGGCATGGCGCTCGCGCAAGTCGGGCTCCTGCAGCTCATCTACGCGCCGATCGGTGTCGCCTTCCTGTGGGCGCCGCTGCTCGATCGCTACGGCCTGCCGCGGCTGCCGCACCGGCTCGGCTGGATCGGCGCGGGGATGATCGCCACGGCGCTCCTGCTCGCCGCCCTGGGCGCGTCCGCGACCTGGCCGGTGTGGGCGATCTTCATCGTCGCCATGGCGGTGAGCGTTACCATAACGACGTCGGACATCGCGCTCGAGGCCCTCGTCGTCGAGACCGTGCCGCGCGAGCGGCGCGCCGCCCTGACGACGGCGAAGCTCGTCTCGCTTTCGCTCGGCACGATGGTCGGCGTCGAGCTGGCGACGGCGCTGCCCGACACGCTCAGCCTGTCGGCGGCCCTCGTCGTCGTCGCGGCGCTCGTGGCGCTGCTGGCGCTGCCGCTGGTCCTCGTGCACGAGCCTCGGCGTGCCCGTGCGGCAGCCGCCTCGCCGCGGCCCGCGGGGAGCCTGCGGCTGCTCGTGCGCCGCGCGGCCTTGCTCGGAGCCTTCTACGTCCCTGCCATTCTCATCATTACGGTGCCGAGCCTCGTGCTGCTCGACCTGCACGTGTCGCTGCCCGCCGTCGGCTTCTTCACCGGCACGCTGACGACGACCACCGGCGTCGCGATGACGCTCGCCGCCGGCGCGCTGATGAAGCGGATGCCGGCCCACCGCATCGTCGCGTGGCTCACCGCAGGCGTCGCGGCGACGTCGTTGCTTCTCGCGCTCGCCGCGGCGCTCGGTGCGCCGCGCTTCGGCTACACGATGGCGACCGTGCTCATGGTCTTCGAGGGCGGCCTCGGCGTGCCGATCTTCACCATCGTCTACCGCTGGGCGGAAGGCGAGCATGCGGCCACCGACTACGCCGTGCTGTTCGGCATCGCCTTTCTCATCTCGTTCCCGGTCCGCGTGGCCGCACCGATGCTGGCGGCGGCGATCGGTTGGCCGTCGTACTTTCTTGTCGCGGTACCGCTGTACGTCGTGGCCTGCGCCGCGCTGGTCCTCGGGATGCGCGAGACGCCTGTGGGTGGGGCCGCATGA
- a CDS encoding Mg2 transporter protein CorA family protein (ID:RHAL1_01254;~source:Prodigal:2.6) — protein sequence MLDTVENSGLISGYRIDGEGQATELLWDDAEAALADEASVIWLHFNLADARARDRIQSIGRIPESAKALLLGRDSHMRIEVTGGGLAGVVGDLHHDDMKEGEHFGVLRLYLDSHCLISARSRPLQSMQKLRQEVDGGLKVPRPVAILAHFLHHVTDTLSDLLVELTNDVDDLEEELLAGKLDCQVPELGRIRRIAVRLRRHMVPQTHALTSLLTRLPPWVGEDGARDLRAAIERLAALGHDLDLVQERARLVGDQLSGRLMEATNRNLYILSIVTTIFLPMTLITGIFGMNLGGLPWQSHPQGFWIGIAIMVGLGAFTWWMLRRSKLF from the coding sequence ATGCTCGATACCGTCGAGAATTCCGGGCTCATCAGCGGCTATCGCATCGATGGCGAGGGGCAGGCGACGGAGCTGCTCTGGGACGATGCCGAGGCCGCGCTCGCCGACGAGGCCAGCGTGATCTGGCTGCACTTCAACCTCGCCGACGCGCGCGCCCGCGATCGCATCCAGTCGATCGGCCGCATCCCTGAGTCCGCCAAGGCGCTGCTGCTCGGGCGTGATTCGCACATGCGCATCGAGGTGACCGGCGGTGGTCTTGCCGGCGTCGTCGGCGACCTGCACCACGACGACATGAAGGAGGGCGAGCACTTCGGCGTGCTGCGGCTCTACCTCGACAGCCACTGCCTGATCTCGGCGCGCTCGCGGCCGTTGCAGTCGATGCAGAAGCTGCGGCAGGAGGTCGACGGCGGCCTCAAGGTGCCGCGCCCCGTGGCGATCCTCGCCCACTTCCTGCACCACGTGACGGACACGCTGAGCGACCTGCTCGTCGAGCTGACCAACGATGTCGACGATCTCGAGGAGGAGCTGCTCGCCGGCAAGCTCGACTGTCAGGTGCCCGAGCTCGGCCGCATCCGCCGCATCGCGGTGCGTCTGCGCCGCCACATGGTGCCGCAGACGCATGCGCTGACGAGCCTGCTGACCCGCCTGCCGCCGTGGGTCGGCGAGGACGGTGCGCGCGACCTGCGCGCGGCGATCGAGCGGCTCGCCGCGCTGGGCCACGATCTCGATCTCGTGCAGGAGCGCGCCCGCCTCGTCGGCGACCAGCTCTCGGGCCGCCTGATGGAGGCGACGAACCGCAACCTCTACATCCTGTCGATCGTCACAACGATCTTCCTGCCGATGACACTGATCACCGGCATCTTCGGCATGAACCTCGGCGGGCTGCCCTGGCAATCGCATCCGCAGGGGTTCTGGATCGGCATCGCCATCATGGTCGGCCTCGGTGCGTTCACGTGGTGGATGCTGCGCCGCTCGAAGCTGTTCTAG
- a CDS encoding hypothetical protein (ID:RHAL1_01249;~conserved membrane protein of unknown function;~source:Prodigal:2.6): MDVDRLIGLALGNVPVIGLVLAFVIPLCLETHLKAERLLGYVLLLGLALPLLWAAWWHLARPVSSAQMIGLEPSPFQREVGLADLALGLVACVAPTRPMPFKGAIVWTAAIALGGDAAGQIAGLVNRGDLAGLDTTLLWAVAAPLAALVLLVMAAHRRRPR; the protein is encoded by the coding sequence ATGGACGTCGACCGCCTCATCGGGCTCGCGCTCGGCAACGTCCCGGTGATCGGGCTGGTGCTCGCGTTCGTCATCCCGCTCTGCCTCGAGACCCACCTCAAGGCCGAGCGGCTGCTCGGCTACGTGCTCCTCCTGGGCCTCGCGCTGCCGTTGCTCTGGGCGGCGTGGTGGCACCTCGCGCGACCCGTGTCCTCGGCGCAGATGATCGGCCTGGAGCCGAGCCCGTTCCAGCGCGAGGTCGGGCTGGCCGATCTCGCCCTCGGCCTTGTGGCCTGCGTGGCGCCGACGCGCCCCATGCCCTTCAAGGGCGCCATCGTCTGGACCGCGGCGATCGCGCTCGGCGGCGACGCGGCGGGCCAGATCGCCGGGCTCGTTAACCGGGGCGATCTCGCCGGCCTCGACACGACCCTGCTCTGGGCGGTGGCCGCTCCGCTCGCCGCCCTCGTCCTTCTCGTCATGGCGGCGCATCGACGGCGCCCAAGATAG
- the accD gene encoding acetyl-CoA carboxylase, beta (carboxyltranferase) subunit (ID:RHAL1_01251;~source:Prodigal:2.6): MNWISNVVPPKIRSFLRRETPENLWVKCPDSGELVFHKDLEANLHVVPSSGYHMRFPARQRLDTLFDEGRYEELATPEVPTDPLKFRDVKRYTDRLKEYRTKTNAPDAIKLAAGAVEGVEMMVAVQDFDFLGGSLGMAAGEAIITGMTAAIDRHLPFVIFTASGGARMQEGMFSLMQMPRTTLLVQRLRAAKLPYIVVLTNPTTGGVTASYAMLGDVHIAEPGAVIGFAGARVIEQTIRERLPPGFQRAEYLQKHGMVDMVVPRKDMRSTLATLCSVLMNQPKAAA; the protein is encoded by the coding sequence ATGAACTGGATCTCGAACGTCGTCCCGCCGAAGATCCGCTCGTTCCTGCGGCGCGAGACGCCCGAGAACCTGTGGGTCAAGTGCCCGGACTCCGGCGAGCTGGTCTTCCACAAGGACCTTGAGGCGAACCTGCATGTCGTGCCGAGCTCCGGCTATCACATGCGCTTCCCGGCGCGGCAGCGGCTCGACACGCTCTTCGACGAGGGCAGGTACGAGGAGCTGGCGACCCCCGAGGTGCCGACCGATCCGCTGAAGTTCCGCGACGTGAAGCGCTACACGGACAGGCTCAAGGAATACCGCACCAAGACGAACGCGCCCGACGCGATCAAGCTCGCCGCCGGCGCGGTCGAGGGCGTCGAGATGATGGTCGCCGTGCAGGACTTCGACTTCCTCGGCGGCTCGCTCGGCATGGCGGCGGGCGAGGCGATCATCACCGGCATGACGGCGGCGATCGATCGGCATCTGCCGTTCGTCATCTTCACGGCATCGGGCGGCGCGCGCATGCAGGAGGGCATGTTCTCGCTGATGCAGATGCCGCGCACGACGCTGCTCGTGCAGCGCTTGCGTGCGGCCAAGCTCCCTTACATCGTTGTGCTGACCAACCCGACCACCGGCGGCGTCACGGCCTCGTACGCGATGCTCGGCGACGTGCACATCGCCGAGCCCGGCGCGGTCATCGGCTTCGCCGGCGCCCGCGTCATCGAGCAGACGATCCGCGAGCGGCTGCCGCCCGGCTTCCAGCGCGCCGAGTATCTGCAGAAGCACGGCATGGTCGACATGGTCGTGCCGCGCAAGGACATGCGCTCGACACTGGCGACGCTCTGCTCGGTGTTGATGAACCAGCCGAAGGCGGCGGCGTGA
- a CDS encoding Aryl-alcohol dehydrogenase-like predicted oxidoreductase (ID:RHAL1_01248;~source:Prodigal:2.6), producing MEYRRLGASGFTVPVLSFGTGTFGGKGEFFKAWGTTDVQEASRLIDICLEAGLNMFDTADIYSSGAAEEVLGAAIKGRPRDGLIISTKATFRFGDAQNQVGSSRAHLTSTIEHQLKRLGTDYIDIFQLHGFDALTPVEEVLMTLDHFVRAGKIRYIGVSNFSGWHIMKSLACADRYGYPRYVANQTYYSLVGRDYEHELMPLGLDQGLGAIVWSPLGWGRLTGKIRRGQPLPETSRLHKTADAGPPLEDEYVYKVVDAIDAVAKETGKSVPQIALNWLLQRPTVANVIVGARNEEQLRQNLGAVGWNLTPEQVKRLDEASARPAPYPYWHQAGFRERNPSPV from the coding sequence ATGGAATACCGACGCCTCGGCGCATCCGGCTTCACCGTCCCCGTTCTCTCCTTCGGCACCGGCACGTTCGGCGGCAAGGGCGAGTTCTTCAAGGCCTGGGGAACGACCGACGTGCAGGAAGCCAGCCGGCTGATCGACATCTGCCTCGAGGCCGGGCTCAACATGTTCGATACCGCCGACATCTATTCGTCCGGCGCGGCGGAGGAGGTGCTGGGCGCGGCGATCAAGGGGCGCCCGCGCGACGGCCTCATCATCTCGACGAAGGCGACCTTCCGCTTCGGCGACGCGCAGAATCAGGTCGGCTCCTCGCGCGCCCATCTCACCTCGACGATCGAGCATCAGCTGAAGCGGCTCGGCACCGACTACATCGACATCTTCCAGCTGCACGGCTTCGACGCGCTGACGCCCGTCGAGGAGGTCTTGATGACGCTCGACCACTTCGTGCGCGCCGGCAAGATCCGCTACATCGGCGTCTCCAACTTCTCCGGCTGGCACATCATGAAGTCGCTGGCCTGCGCCGACCGCTACGGCTACCCGCGCTATGTCGCGAACCAAACCTACTACTCGCTCGTCGGCCGCGACTACGAGCACGAGCTGATGCCGCTCGGCCTCGACCAGGGCCTCGGCGCGATCGTCTGGAGCCCGCTCGGCTGGGGCCGGCTCACCGGCAAGATCCGGCGCGGCCAGCCGCTGCCCGAGACGAGCCGCCTGCACAAGACCGCCGATGCCGGACCGCCGCTCGAGGACGAGTATGTCTACAAGGTCGTCGATGCGATCGATGCCGTCGCCAAGGAGACGGGCAAGAGCGTGCCGCAGATCGCCCTCAACTGGCTGCTGCAGCGCCCGACCGTCGCCAACGTGATCGTCGGCGCCCGCAACGAGGAGCAGCTGCGCCAGAATCTCGGCGCCGTCGGCTGGAACCTGACGCCGGAGCAGGTGAAGCGGCTCGACGAGGCGAGCGCGCGGCCGGCGCCCTATCCCTACTGGCATCAGGCCGGCTTCCGCGAACGCAACCCGTCGCCGGTGTGA
- the trpA gene encoding Tryptophan synthase alpha chain (ID:RHAL1_01250;~source:Prodigal:2.6) gives MDTRISRRFAALAREDRAGLITFTMAGDPDGATSLEILRALPAAGADLLEIGMPFTDPMADGPAIQAAGLRALKAGMTLEATLDIVRAFRKGDQDTPIILMGYYNPIYIHGVARFLDEAKAAGVDGLIVVDLPPEEDAELCLPARAAGLDFIRLATPTTDTARLPAVLANTSGFLYYVSIAGITGTAAPSYDAVGAAITKLKRETSLPIAVGFGVRTADSAAAIVRSGADAAVVGSAIVDRVKGSLDAEGRATSGTVEAVASLVRELAEGVRAAAKELT, from the coding sequence ATGGACACACGCATCAGCCGCCGCTTCGCCGCGCTCGCGCGCGAGGACCGCGCGGGCCTCATCACCTTCACCATGGCCGGCGACCCCGACGGCGCCACGTCGCTCGAGATCCTCCGCGCGCTGCCTGCGGCGGGGGCCGACCTCCTCGAGATCGGCATGCCGTTCACCGACCCGATGGCCGACGGGCCGGCGATCCAGGCGGCCGGCCTGCGGGCGCTGAAGGCCGGCATGACGCTGGAGGCGACGCTCGACATCGTCCGCGCCTTCCGCAAGGGCGACCAGGACACGCCGATCATCCTGATGGGCTACTACAATCCGATCTACATCCACGGCGTCGCGCGCTTCCTGGACGAGGCGAAGGCCGCCGGCGTCGATGGGCTGATCGTCGTCGATCTGCCGCCGGAGGAGGACGCCGAACTCTGCCTGCCGGCCCGCGCCGCAGGCCTCGACTTCATCCGCCTCGCGACGCCGACCACGGACACCGCGCGCCTGCCGGCCGTGCTCGCGAACACATCGGGCTTCCTCTACTACGTGTCGATCGCCGGCATCACCGGCACGGCGGCGCCCTCGTACGACGCGGTGGGCGCGGCGATCACCAAGCTGAAGCGCGAGACGAGCCTGCCGATCGCCGTCGGCTTCGGGGTCAGGACCGCCGACAGCGCCGCGGCCATCGTGCGCTCCGGGGCGGATGCGGCCGTGGTGGGCTCGGCCATCGTCGACCGGGTGAAGGGCTCGCTCGACGCGGAGGGCAGGGCGACGTCCGGAACGGTCGAGGCGGTGGCGAGCCTCGTGCGCGAGCTCGCCGAAGGCGTGCGGGCCGCCGCCAAGGAGCTGACATGA
- a CDS encoding Cation transporter (ID:RHAL1_01255;~source:Prodigal:2.6), with protein sequence MMHPDAVQARRHEHVFLGEAHEENERRTHLVVALTAAMMTIEIIGGTLFGSMALVADGWHMSTHVAALGIAAGAYRYARLHRHDPRFSFGTGKLGELAGFGSAIVLAMIALYIAIESVSRLFSPVHIAFAEAIPIAALGLVVNLASAFLLHGGHGAHDHEHHDHDRGDHHHHAHHHHGHDDADTNLRAAYLHVLADALTSVTAIVALSAAYLLGWTWLDPLVAMFGTVVIALWSWSLIRTAATTLLDMTPREQVVEAIRAAIETDGTRLCDLHVWRVGPGHTAAILSVVAEQPLTPDAYKGRLRTIAGLSHVTVEVERLEPRPLAA encoded by the coding sequence ATGATGCATCCGGATGCGGTCCAGGCCCGGCGGCACGAGCACGTCTTCCTCGGCGAGGCGCACGAGGAGAACGAGCGGCGCACGCACCTCGTCGTCGCGCTGACAGCGGCCATGATGACGATCGAGATCATCGGCGGCACGCTCTTCGGCTCGATGGCGCTCGTCGCCGACGGCTGGCACATGTCGACGCATGTCGCGGCGCTCGGCATCGCGGCCGGCGCCTACCGCTACGCGCGCCTGCACCGTCACGACCCGCGCTTCTCGTTCGGCACCGGCAAGCTCGGCGAGCTCGCCGGCTTCGGCAGCGCCATCGTGCTCGCGATGATCGCCCTCTACATCGCGATCGAGAGCGTCAGCCGGCTGTTTTCCCCCGTGCATATCGCCTTCGCAGAGGCGATCCCGATCGCGGCGCTCGGGCTCGTCGTGAACCTCGCCAGCGCCTTTCTGTTGCACGGCGGGCACGGCGCGCACGATCACGAGCATCACGACCATGATCGCGGCGACCACCACCATCATGCGCACCACCACCACGGGCACGACGACGCCGACACCAACCTGCGCGCGGCCTACCTGCACGTGCTGGCCGACGCGCTGACCTCGGTGACGGCCATCGTCGCGCTGAGCGCCGCGTATCTCCTCGGATGGACGTGGCTCGACCCGCTCGTGGCGATGTTCGGCACCGTCGTCATCGCGCTCTGGTCGTGGAGCCTGATCAGGACTGCCGCCACGACGCTGCTCGACATGACCCCGCGCGAGCAGGTGGTGGAGGCGATCCGCGCGGCGATCGAGACCGACGGCACGCGGCTCTGCGACCTTCACGTCTGGCGCGTTGGGCCCGGTCACACGGCGGCGATTCTCTCCGTCGTCGCCGAGCAGCCGCTGACACCGGACGCCTACAAGGGCCGGCTGCGGACGATCGCCGGGTTGTCGCACGTGACAGTCGAGGTCGAGCGGCTCGAGCCGCGGCCGCTGGCGGCCTAG
- a CDS encoding exported protein of unknown function (ID:RHAL1_01253;~source:Prodigal:2.6): MMARPTLAALTVLVLLTSGCVSGSGGGKDADVSSSASPKRYEDDPDKPKRVCESTMEGNEPKTICY; encoded by the coding sequence ATGATGGCGCGGCCAACCCTCGCCGCCTTGACGGTGCTGGTGCTGCTGACGAGCGGCTGCGTGTCCGGGTCGGGCGGCGGCAAGGATGCCGATGTGTCGTCCTCGGCGTCGCCCAAGCGCTACGAGGACGACCCTGACAAGCCGAAGCGCGTCTGCGAATCGACGATGGAAGGCAACGAGCCCAAGACCATCTGCTACTAG
- a CDS encoding Iron complex outermembrane recepter protein (ID:RHAL1_01256;~source:Prodigal:2.6) yields MKSTPALALLLVCFAHSAIAQQNIQLDEIQIDARSALPKETATGPIAGYDAHVSATGTKTATPLIETPQSVSVIGAREIRDLGAQSVVQATEYSSGVVSQYFGADTRNDWFLIRGFPGQVSGYYLDGLQLYSYGFATYRVEPFGLERLEILKGPASVLYGGSNTGGIINAVSKAPPDAFHGSIETGINTWGNKYTAFDVGGPVAPGPNNTLYYRLDALARGGGTQVDYIKDDRLFIAPSIAWRPDADTSVTVHGSYQKDRTNGQNFLPYVGTVIPSPAFGKIPTSLFTSDPQLDTFQRSQALIGSEAEHRFNETFTARQKVRYADLKIYYNTLQAIGLASDTSPLLNRGNFQTEPHSTQFALDNELEARFRTGPISHTTLLGLDYKRYTLVDIQGFGGASPLNLEAPVYFIAPTTKPGNYAQNYQVQNQVGLYAQEQAKLGGFTLVLSGRHDQLQTSLDNALNPANDRRSADAAWTGRAGLIYTTPQGLAPYVSYSTSFDPQLGTNTSTGQLLVPETGVLTEVGLKFQPIGQHITLNGALFDLTQNNVPTTDPTNINNQLQTGQENSKGFELEAQGNITPEISVLASYTGYRLRNTITNDAAALGKVPVNTPQNFGSLLLDYTFKSGPLSGFGAGAGPRYVGGSFAINDNSYGVPGYVLADLNVHYERGPWRAQVNVVNLTDKTYVASCQTLGACFYGDRRRALFSLAYRW; encoded by the coding sequence TTGAAGTCTACGCCCGCCCTCGCTCTCCTCCTCGTCTGTTTCGCGCATAGCGCGATCGCGCAACAGAACATCCAGCTCGACGAGATCCAGATCGACGCCAGGAGCGCGCTCCCGAAGGAAACCGCGACCGGACCGATCGCCGGCTACGACGCGCACGTCAGCGCCACCGGCACGAAGACCGCGACGCCGCTGATCGAGACGCCGCAGTCGGTCTCGGTGATCGGCGCGCGCGAGATCCGCGACCTCGGCGCCCAGTCGGTCGTGCAGGCGACGGAATACTCGTCCGGCGTGGTCTCGCAATACTTCGGCGCCGACACGCGCAACGATTGGTTCCTGATCCGCGGCTTCCCGGGGCAGGTGTCCGGCTACTACCTCGACGGACTGCAGCTCTATTCCTACGGCTTCGCGACCTACCGCGTCGAGCCGTTCGGACTCGAGCGTCTCGAGATCCTGAAGGGCCCGGCCTCCGTGCTCTACGGCGGCTCGAACACCGGCGGCATCATCAACGCGGTCAGCAAGGCGCCGCCGGACGCGTTCCACGGCTCGATTGAAACCGGCATCAACACCTGGGGCAACAAGTACACCGCGTTCGACGTCGGCGGCCCGGTCGCGCCGGGCCCAAACAACACGCTGTACTATCGCCTCGACGCCCTCGCCCGCGGCGGCGGCACGCAGGTCGACTACATCAAGGACGATCGCCTCTTCATCGCACCGAGCATCGCCTGGCGCCCGGATGCCGACACGTCCGTGACGGTGCACGGCTCCTACCAGAAGGACCGCACCAACGGCCAAAACTTCCTGCCCTATGTCGGCACGGTCATCCCGTCCCCGGCCTTCGGCAAGATTCCGACGAGCCTCTTCACGAGCGATCCGCAGCTCGACACGTTCCAGCGCAGCCAGGCGCTGATCGGCTCCGAGGCCGAGCATCGCTTCAACGAGACTTTTACGGCACGCCAGAAGGTGCGCTACGCCGACCTCAAGATCTACTACAACACGCTCCAGGCGATCGGCTTGGCGAGCGACACCAGCCCGCTCCTCAATCGCGGCAACTTCCAGACCGAGCCGCACAGCACGCAATTCGCGCTCGACAACGAGCTCGAGGCGCGCTTCCGCACCGGCCCGATCAGCCACACCACGCTGCTCGGCCTCGACTACAAGCGCTACACGCTGGTCGACATCCAGGGCTTCGGCGGCGCCAGCCCGCTCAATCTCGAGGCGCCGGTCTATTTCATCGCGCCGACGACGAAGCCCGGAAACTACGCCCAGAACTACCAGGTGCAGAACCAGGTCGGCCTCTACGCGCAGGAGCAGGCGAAGCTCGGCGGCTTCACGCTGGTGCTGAGCGGCCGCCACGACCAGCTCCAGACCTCGCTCGACAATGCGCTCAACCCCGCCAACGACCGGCGCAGCGCCGATGCCGCGTGGACCGGGCGCGCCGGGCTCATCTACACGACGCCGCAGGGCCTCGCGCCGTACGTCTCGTACTCGACCTCGTTCGATCCGCAGCTCGGCACCAACACGTCGACGGGCCAGCTCCTGGTGCCGGAGACCGGCGTGCTCACGGAGGTCGGCCTGAAGTTCCAGCCGATCGGACAGCACATCACGCTCAACGGCGCGCTGTTCGATTTGACCCAAAACAACGTGCCGACCACCGATCCGACCAACATCAACAACCAGCTGCAGACCGGCCAGGAGAACTCGAAGGGCTTCGAGCTCGAGGCGCAGGGCAACATCACGCCGGAGATCAGCGTGCTCGCTTCCTACACCGGCTATCGGCTGCGCAACACGATCACCAACGATGCCGCCGCGCTCGGCAAGGTGCCGGTCAACACGCCCCAGAACTTCGGCTCTCTGCTGCTCGACTACACGTTCAAGAGCGGCCCGCTGTCCGGCTTCGGCGCCGGCGCCGGCCCGCGCTACGTCGGCGGCTCCTTCGCGATCAACGACAACAGCTACGGCGTGCCCGGCTACGTGCTCGCCGACCTCAACGTCCACTACGAGCGTGGGCCGTGGCGCGCGCAGGTCAACGTCGTCAACCTCACCGACAAGACCTATGTCGCGAGCTGCCAGACGCTCGGCGCCTGCTTCTACGGCGACCGCCGGCGCGCGCTGTTCAGCCTCGCCTACCGCTGGTGA
- a CDS encoding FolC bifunctional protein (source:Prodigal:2.6;~ID:RHAL1_01252): MKQRLAAGSDAILERLTALHPKKIDLSLDRIEILLEKLGRPQDRLPPVIHVAGTNGKGSTVAFLRAMLEAAGKRVHVYTSPHLVRFHERIRLAAAGGGRLVDEDELAATLETCERVNDGAPITFFEMTTAAAFVLFAAHPADYLLLEVGLGGRYDATNVVAAPAASLVTAVSMDHVEFLGSSLEGIAREKAGVFKDGCPAIVAAQTEVPERVLEREARRAGATLTLGGRDFTVREEHGRLLFEDEAGLLDMPLPRLTGRHQHQNAATAIATLRRIAPDIPLDAIERGLLTVEWPARLQRLSRGTLAAAAPAGAELWLDGGHNEDGGKALGQAMADLEEKAARPLILICGTLTTKDTKAFLQPFAGLAQEVIAVPVEGEHAGRPARDVAACATAVGLPAAACQGVEQALAFLKARTWPVPPRILVCGSLYLAGAVLAANGTPPT; encoded by the coding sequence ATGAAGCAGCGATTGGCGGCTGGCTCCGACGCGATCCTCGAGCGCCTGACGGCGCTGCACCCGAAGAAGATCGACCTCTCGCTCGATCGCATCGAGATCCTGCTCGAGAAGCTCGGGCGGCCGCAGGACCGGCTGCCGCCGGTGATCCACGTCGCCGGCACCAACGGCAAGGGCTCGACCGTCGCCTTCCTGCGCGCGATGCTCGAGGCCGCCGGCAAGCGCGTGCACGTCTACACCTCGCCGCACCTCGTGCGCTTCCACGAGCGCATCCGCCTCGCCGCGGCGGGCGGCGGCCGCCTCGTCGACGAGGACGAGCTCGCCGCGACGCTCGAGACCTGCGAGCGGGTCAACGACGGCGCGCCGATCACCTTCTTCGAGATGACCACGGCCGCCGCCTTCGTGCTCTTCGCCGCGCATCCCGCCGACTACCTGCTGCTCGAGGTCGGGCTCGGCGGCCGCTACGACGCGACCAACGTCGTCGCCGCGCCCGCCGCGAGCCTCGTCACGGCGGTCTCGATGGATCACGTCGAGTTCCTCGGCTCGTCGCTCGAAGGCATCGCGCGGGAAAAGGCCGGCGTGTTCAAGGACGGCTGCCCGGCGATCGTCGCCGCCCAGACCGAGGTGCCCGAGCGCGTGCTGGAGCGCGAGGCGCGCCGCGCCGGCGCGACCCTGACGCTCGGCGGACGCGACTTCACCGTCCGCGAGGAGCACGGGCGCCTCCTCTTCGAGGACGAGGCCGGCCTGCTCGACATGCCGCTGCCGCGGCTGACCGGGCGGCATCAGCATCAGAACGCCGCGACCGCCATCGCCACGCTGCGCCGCATCGCGCCGGACATTCCGCTCGATGCGATCGAGCGCGGCCTGCTCACCGTCGAGTGGCCGGCGCGCCTGCAGCGCCTCTCGCGCGGCACGCTCGCCGCCGCGGCGCCGGCCGGCGCCGAGCTGTGGCTCGACGGCGGCCACAACGAGGACGGCGGCAAGGCCCTGGGCCAGGCGATGGCCGACCTCGAGGAGAAGGCGGCGCGTCCGCTGATCCTGATCTGCGGCACGCTGACGACCAAGGACACCAAGGCCTTCCTGCAGCCGTTCGCCGGGCTCGCGCAGGAGGTCATCGCGGTCCCGGTCGAGGGCGAGCATGCCGGGCGCCCGGCGCGCGACGTCGCGGCCTGCGCCACGGCCGTCGGCCTGCCGGCCGCTGCCTGCCAGGGCGTCGAGCAGGCGCTGGCGTTCCTCAAGGCGCGGACGTGGCCGGTGCCGCCGCGCATCCTGGTCTGCGGCTCGCTCTATCTTGCGGGCGCGGTGCTGGCGGCGAACGGCACGCCACCGACTTAG